In a genomic window of Gloeocapsopsis dulcis:
- a CDS encoding TRC40/GET3/ArsA family transport-energizing ATPase: MRVILMTGKGGVGKTSVAAATGLRCAELGYRTLVLSTDPAHSLADSFDLELGHDPRQVRPNLWGAELDALLELEGNWGAVKRYITQVLQARGLDGVQAEELAILPGMDEIFGLVRMKRHYDEGEFDVLIIDSAPTGTALRLLSLPEVSGWYMRRFYKPLQKMSVALRPLVEPLFRPIAGFSLPDKEVMDAPYEFYEQIEALEKVLTDNTQTSVRLVTNPEKMVLKESLRAHAYLSLYNVATDLVIANRIIPEEVQDPFFQRWKANQQQYRHEIHENFRPLPVKEVPLYSEEMCGLAALERLKDTLYKDEDPTQVYYKETTLRVVQNNNQYSLELYLPGIAKDNVQLSKTGDELNITIGNHRRNLVLPQALAALQPAGAKMEEDYLKIRFADIVKT; the protein is encoded by the coding sequence ATGCGTGTAATTCTGATGACAGGCAAAGGAGGAGTTGGAAAAACCTCTGTTGCGGCTGCTACTGGACTTCGATGTGCGGAGTTAGGCTATCGCACACTCGTTTTGAGTACCGATCCAGCACACTCACTTGCAGATAGTTTTGACTTAGAACTAGGACACGATCCGCGACAAGTCCGCCCGAACCTTTGGGGAGCAGAATTAGACGCATTGTTAGAACTAGAGGGTAACTGGGGAGCCGTTAAGCGCTATATTACTCAAGTTTTGCAAGCGCGGGGACTTGATGGAGTACAAGCTGAGGAACTTGCAATTCTGCCTGGAATGGATGAAATTTTTGGCTTAGTACGCATGAAACGCCATTACGACGAAGGCGAGTTTGATGTCTTAATTATCGACTCAGCCCCAACTGGTACGGCATTGCGATTGTTGAGTTTACCGGAAGTTAGCGGCTGGTATATGCGACGCTTCTACAAGCCTTTGCAAAAGATGTCTGTGGCATTAAGACCGCTTGTAGAGCCATTATTTCGACCGATCGCAGGTTTTTCTTTACCCGATAAAGAGGTGATGGATGCACCGTATGAATTTTACGAGCAAATCGAAGCATTAGAAAAAGTATTGACAGATAATACGCAAACTTCGGTGCGCTTGGTGACGAATCCTGAAAAGATGGTGCTGAAGGAATCGCTACGCGCCCACGCTTATTTAAGTCTGTACAACGTTGCAACAGATTTAGTCATCGCCAATCGGATTATTCCTGAAGAAGTTCAAGATCCTTTCTTCCAAAGATGGAAGGCAAATCAACAGCAATATCGCCACGAAATTCACGAAAACTTCCGTCCGTTACCTGTCAAGGAAGTCCCTTTATATTCTGAAGAAATGTGCGGTTTAGCGGCTTTAGAGCGACTCAAAGATACTTTGTATAAAGACGAAGATCCTACGCAAGTTTATTACAAAGAAACTACGCTTCGAGTTGTTCAAAACAACAATCAGTACAGCTTAGAACTTTACTTACCAGGAATTGCTAAAGACAATGTTCAACTGAGCAAAACGGGAGATGAATTAAATATTACTATTGGTAATCATCGCCGTAACTTAGTATTACCACAAGCTTTAGCAGCCTTACAACCAGCCGGCGCAAAAATGGAAGAAGATTATTTAAAGATTCGGTTTGCTGATATTGTCAAAACATAG
- a CDS encoding DUF2358 domain-containing protein, whose product MDIVEILKQDYQRFPANQTYSLYAQDVYFKDPLNKFSGVERYKAMIGFIETWFIAPKMDLHDICREGDTIKTEWTLSWNTPVPWKPRIAIPGWSELRVNQQDIITSHVDYWKCSRLDVIKQHLPTKNR is encoded by the coding sequence ATGGACATCGTTGAAATCCTCAAACAAGACTACCAAAGATTTCCCGCCAATCAGACGTACAGTCTCTATGCGCAAGATGTGTACTTCAAAGATCCCTTAAACAAATTTAGTGGCGTTGAGCGCTATAAAGCAATGATCGGTTTTATTGAAACGTGGTTCATTGCCCCCAAAATGGACTTACACGATATCTGCCGCGAGGGAGACACAATCAAAACTGAGTGGACTTTAAGTTGGAACACACCTGTTCCTTGGAAACCCCGCATTGCGATTCCTGGCTGGAGTGAGTTGCGCGTTAATCAACAAGACATTATCACTTCTCACGTCGATTACTGGAAATGTTCGCGATTAGACGTCATAAAACAGCACCTTCCTACCAAGAATAGATAG
- a CDS encoding DUF4912 domain-containing protein: MAKERPPLDEMTLRQLRRVASEYGVSRYSRMRKAQLLAAIQQIERTKVSIVPTRTLEAQEAVEAAKFELGQDDRTGGSLADVDEGLAELPDGYGESRIVLLPRDPQWAYTYWDIPNDHKEDLRKQGGQQLALRIYDVTDINIDYQSPHSIQEYPCDELAREWYLPIPVSDRDYVVDIGYRCADGRWLVLARSVPVHVPPVYPSDWIEDHFISVSFEEDLRGKTVYELVPPAKRMVTAGVQDSNPIYDEIFGMAQGVEAQRVAGSLYGSMQQVPGSAQMVGAQSISSYVTASGMGMWAVPTMSGVGMSGAGFSASAIPMRPRQFWLIADAELIVYGATEPDATVTIGGRPIKLNPDGTFRFQMSFQDGLIDYPIVAVAADGEQTRSVHMKFTRETPSRNTNTKEEAVPEWFA, translated from the coding sequence ATGGCTAAAGAACGCCCACCTTTAGATGAGATGACCTTACGGCAACTCAGAAGAGTTGCTAGTGAATATGGTGTCTCACGTTATAGCCGAATGCGGAAGGCGCAACTGCTAGCGGCAATTCAACAAATCGAGCGCACAAAAGTTTCTATTGTTCCAACTCGTACACTGGAGGCACAAGAAGCAGTGGAAGCAGCTAAATTTGAACTAGGTCAAGATGACCGCACAGGTGGCTCCTTAGCTGACGTAGATGAAGGTTTAGCCGAATTACCTGATGGTTATGGCGAAAGTCGGATTGTGTTACTACCTCGCGATCCTCAATGGGCTTATACTTACTGGGATATCCCCAACGATCATAAAGAAGACTTGCGCAAACAAGGCGGACAACAGCTAGCACTGCGCATTTATGACGTCACAGACATTAACATCGATTACCAAAGCCCACACAGCATTCAAGAATATCCTTGTGATGAGTTAGCGCGGGAATGGTATTTACCGATTCCTGTCAGCGATCGCGACTATGTTGTTGATATTGGTTATCGTTGTGCTGATGGTCGTTGGTTAGTTTTAGCACGTTCTGTACCTGTTCACGTGCCGCCAGTTTACCCTAGCGACTGGATTGAAGATCATTTCATTAGTGTTAGCTTCGAGGAAGATCTGCGCGGTAAGACCGTATACGAACTTGTACCACCAGCCAAGCGGATGGTAACTGCTGGTGTACAAGACAGCAATCCGATCTACGACGAAATCTTCGGTATGGCTCAAGGCGTCGAAGCACAAAGAGTGGCAGGTTCGCTCTATGGCTCAATGCAGCAAGTACCAGGTTCTGCTCAGATGGTTGGCGCACAGTCAATTAGCTCTTATGTCACTGCCTCTGGAATGGGTATGTGGGCGGTACCAACAATGTCTGGTGTCGGAATGTCTGGCGCTGGCTTCTCGGCCTCGGCAATTCCGATGCGTCCGCGTCAGTTCTGGCTAATTGCAGATGCAGAGTTGATTGTTTATGGTGCAACGGAACCTGATGCTACAGTAACAATTGGTGGACGTCCGATCAAGCTCAATCCTGATGGTACGTTCCGCTTCCAGATGTCCTTCCAGGATGGTTTAATTGACTATCCCATTGTGGCGGTAGCAGCTGATGGCGAACAAACGCGCTCAGTTCACATGAAGTTTACCCGCGAAACACCATCGCGGAACACTAATACAAAAGAAGAAGCTGTTCCGGAGTGGTTTGCTTAA
- a CDS encoding cobyrinate a,c-diamide synthase encodes MSLIIAGERSGVGKTTITLMLLAYLSRRMQVQSFKIGPDYIDPMFHQYVTKRPCRNLDPILTSEAYIKQSFAHHSQGVDCALVEGVMGLFDGAAGAEDIASTAHIARLLELPVLLVIDCSRLSRSVAAIAHGYRSFDPRIKIVGVVLNRVGSDRHLQLLKEALESIELNILGILRRSDDLTIPDRHLGLVPTAEISQLDQLIDRFVQLGETCFDWEKLLPILKKAKIFSGAKSEQDTTITRFTSLRIAVARDRAFSFYYPDNLEILEQLGAEMIYWSPLIDSDLPENIQGLYFGGGFPEVFAQQLTENKSARIAVKKAIEQGMPTYAECGGLMYLSQAIVDFDGKSWSMVGIIPATAIIDSRLTLGYRQANVLQSPLFKTGTVVWGHEFHRSRLNQTPTKPLFELQGYNSSSLKVLEGWQAYQVHASYLHLHFGGNREIPQQFLQCCFRFRESQVNV; translated from the coding sequence ATGTCTTTAATAATTGCAGGAGAACGTAGCGGCGTTGGTAAAACGACAATTACATTGATGTTACTGGCGTATCTCAGCCGAAGAATGCAAGTGCAATCTTTTAAGATTGGACCAGACTACATCGACCCCATGTTTCATCAGTATGTAACAAAACGCCCATGCCGCAATTTAGATCCAATACTGACATCTGAAGCTTATATCAAGCAGTCTTTTGCACACCATAGCCAAGGTGTTGATTGTGCACTAGTGGAAGGAGTCATGGGGCTATTTGATGGCGCTGCGGGTGCTGAAGATATTGCAAGTACAGCACATATTGCACGGCTACTAGAGTTACCAGTTTTACTTGTCATTGACTGCAGTCGGTTATCTCGATCTGTGGCGGCGATCGCCCACGGTTATCGTTCGTTCGATCCGCGCATCAAAATTGTGGGAGTTGTGCTAAATCGGGTTGGTAGCGATCGCCATCTGCAACTCCTTAAAGAAGCGCTGGAGTCAATAGAGTTAAATATTCTTGGCATTCTGCGCCGTTCAGATGATTTAACAATTCCCGATCGTCATTTAGGCTTGGTTCCCACCGCAGAAATTTCGCAACTCGATCAATTAATCGATAGATTTGTCCAACTTGGAGAAACTTGCTTTGACTGGGAAAAGTTATTACCAATCCTAAAAAAGGCGAAAATTTTTAGTGGGGCGAAATCTGAGCAAGATACAACAATTACCCGTTTTACTTCGCTAAGAATAGCAGTGGCACGCGATCGCGCTTTTAGTTTCTACTACCCAGATAATTTGGAGATTCTAGAACAACTGGGTGCAGAGATGATTTACTGGAGTCCTCTAATTGATTCCGACTTGCCAGAAAACATCCAAGGACTTTATTTTGGTGGTGGCTTTCCCGAAGTATTTGCCCAACAATTGACAGAAAATAAATCAGCACGAATAGCTGTGAAGAAAGCAATTGAGCAAGGAATGCCAACTTATGCCGAATGTGGTGGGTTAATGTATCTCTCACAAGCGATCGTCGATTTCGATGGTAAATCCTGGTCAATGGTAGGAATAATTCCCGCAACAGCAATCATAGATTCCCGCTTAACACTAGGTTATCGCCAAGCAAATGTATTGCAAAGCCCACTGTTCAAAACTGGAACAGTTGTTTGGGGACATGAATTTCACCGATCGCGGCTAAATCAAACACCAACAAAACCTTTATTTGAGCTTCAAGGATACAATTCCTCAAGCTTGAAAGTATTAGAAGGATGGCAAGCGTATCAAGTTCACGCTTCTTATCTTCACCTCCATTTTGGCGGGAATAGAGAAATTCCTCAACAATTTTTACAATGCTGTTTTAGGTTTCGAGAATCTCAAGTAAATGTGTAA
- a CDS encoding DoxX family protein has protein sequence MLGIIRKNKELLRVILAVSIIVVGLLHFAVPDIFVSIVPSFLPYPLGLVYISGVFEILGGIGLLVPTVSRAAAWGLIALFIAVFPANINMAINHIHIDGIPDSPWFQVIRLPLQGVLLAWAWWYTQPTTNTENQAAIINLSEGDR, from the coding sequence ATGTTAGGAATAATTCGTAAAAATAAAGAGCTTCTACGTGTCATTCTGGCTGTATCTATTATTGTAGTTGGTCTGCTTCACTTTGCAGTACCTGATATTTTTGTCAGTATTGTGCCATCTTTTTTACCCTATCCTTTAGGGCTAGTTTACATTAGCGGTGTCTTTGAAATTTTAGGAGGAATTGGGTTACTTGTTCCTACAGTTAGTCGCGCTGCTGCTTGGGGATTAATTGCACTTTTTATTGCAGTTTTTCCTGCCAATATTAATATGGCTATAAATCATATTCATATTGATGGCATTCCCGATTCACCTTGGTTTCAAGTTATCAGACTTCCCTTGCAAGGAGTTCTCCTCGCCTGGGCATGGTGGTATACACAACCGACAACAAATACTGAAAACCAAGCAGCAATTATCAATTTATCTGAGGGCGATCGCTAA
- a CDS encoding AI-2E family transporter, whose translation MNRVFSPLQQFLITWLLLLITGWVTLNALRYIGELLSILITAGLIAFLLNYAVAALQSFLPRSIAAILVYLLAGVVVVLTAVTLVPPVFNQARQLVVNLPSLVGSAQQQLTMFQTWSIEHNLPFDVRILTSQLLARAQTLSEAIATKGFGLVLGTFNWVLDLIFILVISFYMLIDGERLWRGLTRIFAPTIREKLTESLQRNLQRFVSGQLLLGLFMAATLTAAFWTLRVPFFLLFAVFIGFMEVIPFIGATLGIATVTIVVTFIDWWLALQVLATAVALQQIKDNLVAPRIMGNLTGLSPVIIFVSLLLGAQFGGFLGVILAIPLTGVVKSLTEIVFDPTLPPQTGSFFYNPLDSSDQILLKVSTRANDDAN comes from the coding sequence ATGAATCGTGTCTTTTCGCCACTGCAACAATTTTTGATTACCTGGCTGCTGCTCTTAATAACAGGTTGGGTAACGCTAAATGCCTTAAGGTATATCGGAGAACTACTCAGCATTTTGATTACTGCTGGGTTGATTGCGTTTTTGCTCAATTATGCGGTTGCAGCCTTGCAATCGTTTTTACCTCGGAGTATTGCAGCAATACTTGTTTACTTGTTAGCTGGAGTCGTTGTCGTTCTCACTGCTGTGACTTTAGTACCACCAGTATTCAATCAAGCACGGCAATTGGTTGTGAATTTACCATCGCTGGTAGGCTCTGCACAACAGCAGTTGACAATGTTTCAAACGTGGAGTATAGAACACAATTTACCGTTTGATGTTCGGATCTTGACATCACAGTTGCTTGCACGAGCACAGACTTTAAGCGAGGCGATCGCCACTAAAGGTTTTGGCTTAGTATTAGGGACTTTTAACTGGGTATTAGACCTCATTTTTATCTTGGTAATCTCGTTTTATATGCTCATTGATGGAGAGCGATTGTGGCGCGGGTTAACGCGTATTTTTGCACCAACAATTCGTGAAAAGCTAACAGAATCACTCCAGCGTAACCTCCAGAGATTTGTTTCTGGTCAATTGTTGTTGGGTTTGTTTATGGCAGCGACGCTGACAGCTGCTTTTTGGACATTGCGCGTGCCTTTCTTTCTGTTATTTGCCGTTTTTATTGGTTTTATGGAAGTTATTCCCTTTATTGGAGCTACTTTAGGAATTGCAACAGTAACAATTGTCGTGACATTTATTGACTGGTGGCTTGCCTTGCAAGTTTTAGCAACAGCAGTAGCGTTGCAACAAATCAAAGATAATTTAGTTGCTCCCCGAATTATGGGAAACCTGACAGGTTTATCTCCAGTAATTATTTTTGTGTCGTTGCTATTAGGAGCACAGTTTGGTGGATTCTTGGGAGTAATTTTAGCGATTCCTCTCACTGGTGTGGTTAAGAGTTTGACAGAAATTGTATTTGATCCCACACTACCACCCCAAACCGGATCGTTTTTCTATAACCCACTCGATAGTAGCGATCAAATTTTACTTAAGGTCAGCACAAGAGCTAATGATGATGCCAATTAA
- a CDS encoding gamma-glutamylcyclotransferase family protein, translated as MKSESVNVFVYGTLKPGEINYQRYCAGKVLTVKQAIAFGQLYHLPFGYPAMVSGSDRVAGLVLSFPSVEVLTYLDLLEGYNPRRPLEENEYYRQQIDTYNLDSTFLSSAWAYLMTLKQVSMFGGQRLPDGWWSGCRLP; from the coding sequence ATGAAATCAGAATCTGTTAATGTGTTTGTTTATGGAACACTAAAGCCTGGAGAAATTAATTATCAACGCTACTGTGCAGGTAAGGTTTTGACAGTAAAACAGGCGATCGCTTTTGGTCAGCTTTATCACCTTCCTTTCGGATATCCTGCTATGGTTTCTGGTAGCGATCGCGTCGCAGGTTTGGTCCTTTCTTTTCCTAGTGTGGAAGTTTTAACTTATCTTGATTTACTAGAAGGCTACAATCCTAGGCGACCCCTGGAGGAGAATGAGTATTATCGCCAGCAAATAGATACTTATAATTTAGACTCAACTTTTCTTAGCTCTGCTTGGGCATATTTGATGACACTGAAACAAGTTAGTATGTTTGGCGGACAGAGGCTACCTGACGGGTGGTGGAGTGGTTGCAGGCTGCCATAA
- a CDS encoding anti-sigma factor family protein: protein MTSEIKLPHKQPRNAGLQAIHTGYTNQPMGAMDRCQRDRFELLSAFLDGEVTAAERQQVEEWLANDAEIQRLYARLLKLRQGIKTLPTPPEQQPVEQTVQQVFTRIEQRRSRRVALWGKTAVAAMFVGALSGIFTGRPSLQIAGLQLVPEVNETLMVAVNSPVIEIPKAAVVAPKPHFINQADYRYE, encoded by the coding sequence ATGACGTCTGAGATAAAGTTGCCACATAAGCAACCCCGCAATGCGGGTCTACAAGCAATACACACTGGTTATACTAATCAACCAATGGGGGCTATGGATAGATGTCAGCGTGATCGCTTCGAGTTATTAAGTGCTTTTCTCGACGGTGAGGTAACGGCAGCAGAACGGCAGCAAGTAGAAGAATGGCTGGCAAACGATGCGGAAATTCAACGTTTGTATGCCAGATTGCTCAAGTTACGTCAAGGTATCAAAACGCTACCAACACCACCAGAGCAACAGCCAGTAGAACAAACTGTCCAGCAAGTCTTTACTCGAATTGAGCAGCGGCGATCGCGGCGGGTAGCACTTTGGGGAAAAACAGCAGTAGCCGCAATGTTTGTTGGCGCATTATCTGGTATATTTACTGGTCGTCCTTCGCTTCAAATTGCTGGGCTGCAACTAGTACCTGAAGTTAACGAAACTTTGATGGTTGCGGTGAATAGTCCAGTGATTGAGATTCCCAAAGCAGCAGTAGTTGCTCCAAAACCGCATTTCATTAATCAAGCCGACTACCGTTACGAATAA
- a CDS encoding sigma-70 family RNA polymerase sigma factor → MSQSIPVSWSSVEANIPQTPVQIDNLSNYDLILRCQAGLRPERNAFAELLRRYQSHVDKVLYHLAPDWQDRADLAQEVWIRVYRNIKRLNDPVKFRGWLSRIATNLFYDELRKRKRNASPLSLDAPRTVEDGDMDWEIAGDHPSPDEELTTREFYEQLQEAIADLPEVFRTTIVLREIEGMAYEDIAEITGVSLGTVKSRIARARSRLQTQLQQYLDG, encoded by the coding sequence ATGAGTCAATCAATTCCTGTAAGCTGGTCATCTGTTGAGGCAAATATTCCTCAAACGCCAGTGCAAATAGATAACTTATCTAACTACGACTTAATTTTGCGTTGTCAAGCTGGGTTACGCCCAGAACGAAATGCATTTGCTGAATTGCTGCGTCGGTATCAGTCCCATGTCGATAAAGTTTTATACCATCTGGCTCCCGACTGGCAAGATCGCGCAGATTTAGCCCAAGAAGTTTGGATTCGTGTTTATCGCAACATCAAACGCTTAAACGATCCAGTCAAATTTCGCGGTTGGTTGAGTCGAATTGCAACAAACCTGTTCTACGATGAGCTACGCAAACGCAAGCGGAATGCTAGCCCGTTATCGTTAGATGCACCTCGTACTGTGGAAGATGGAGATATGGATTGGGAAATAGCAGGAGATCACCCCAGTCCTGATGAAGAACTCACAACACGAGAGTTCTACGAACAACTCCAAGAAGCGATCGCCGACTTGCCCGAAGTCTTTCGCACCACAATTGTATTGCGAGAGATCGAAGGTATGGCATACGAAGACATTGCCGAAATTACAGGTGTTTCCTTAGGCACTGTGAAGTCTCGAATTGCACGAGCACGTTCTAGATTACAAACACAGCTTCAACAATACTTGGATGGTTAG
- a CDS encoding late competence development ComFB family protein, with protein sequence MSIQKIVEQALHDGYLTPAMEAEVGRICDTAAELSIEDYMALDKLMGALLTGEVVAVPRKQFINVMEELVLTEAIARVAEIQVTSVHTIDVGDIAAYALNRLPPLYATTEEGAKYQSQRASEELQDLIHEQVSTAIARSLDRPNFFPERQAISKNTGNEVLKQVSSLLQAYAPNFEEQMATEKSDLSSDSEAEI encoded by the coding sequence ATGAGTATTCAAAAAATAGTAGAACAAGCTTTGCATGATGGTTATCTAACACCAGCAATGGAAGCCGAAGTCGGTCGAATTTGCGACACCGCAGCGGAACTTTCTATTGAAGATTACATGGCACTCGACAAGTTGATGGGAGCGCTGTTAACGGGGGAAGTTGTAGCAGTACCACGCAAACAATTTATTAATGTAATGGAAGAATTGGTACTGACAGAAGCGATCGCACGGGTAGCAGAAATTCAAGTGACAAGTGTACATACCATCGATGTAGGTGACATTGCTGCTTATGCTTTAAATCGCCTTCCTCCTTTGTATGCCACAACAGAAGAAGGTGCTAAATACCAAAGCCAACGCGCTAGTGAAGAACTACAAGATTTAATTCACGAACAAGTAAGTACTGCGATCGCCCGCAGTTTAGATCGACCAAATTTCTTCCCCGAACGGCAAGCTATTAGTAAAAATACTGGCAATGAAGTACTCAAACAAGTAAGTAGTCTACTTCAAGCTTACGCACCTAACTTTGAAGAACAAATGGCCACAGAAAAATCTGATTTGTCTTCTGATTCTGAGGCAGAAATTTAA
- a CDS encoding M23 family metallopeptidase, which yields MSNQYRAHNFWELVNFGRNHRQFKLKRLISFLSIGLAVVIAIASTTLSTPAVSALQVQVSPTNPKLGDTISVVIEQEPGTFSNTPAVKLQQKTYPAFAVAPNRFRAMLPTTPLEQPGVRQFQVVAGDQVRNIAVKVSDRSFPIQRINLPPGKSGINATQYELDRVAEFKKLVTSQKYWNGPFTRPNKGRISAIYGVRRYYNGKFAKDYYHRGVDYAGGVGSPIFAPASGRVALVGTVSQGFRIHGNIVGIDHGQGVTSAFLHLSRIDVKEGDMVKPGQVIGAVGATGAVTGPHLHWGLYVHGESVDPVPWRERGFN from the coding sequence ATGTCTAACCAATACCGCGCTCATAACTTCTGGGAATTAGTCAATTTTGGGAGAAATCACCGTCAATTTAAGCTTAAGCGCCTGATTAGCTTCCTATCAATTGGATTGGCTGTGGTTATAGCGATCGCATCGACTACACTGAGTACACCAGCAGTCAGTGCTTTGCAAGTCCAAGTATCGCCAACAAATCCCAAGTTAGGAGATACGATATCCGTTGTGATTGAGCAGGAACCTGGCACATTTAGCAACACTCCTGCCGTCAAGCTACAACAAAAAACTTACCCTGCGTTTGCAGTTGCCCCAAATCGATTTCGCGCAATGCTGCCAACAACACCTTTAGAGCAACCTGGAGTACGTCAATTTCAAGTCGTTGCTGGCGATCAGGTACGTAATATAGCAGTTAAAGTAAGCGATCGCTCTTTTCCCATCCAACGCATTAATCTTCCTCCTGGAAAGTCAGGAATCAACGCAACACAATATGAACTTGACCGCGTAGCAGAGTTTAAAAAGCTAGTAACATCACAAAAATACTGGAATGGTCCATTTACAAGACCAAACAAAGGACGTATCAGCGCAATCTACGGTGTCCGCCGCTACTATAACGGTAAATTTGCCAAAGACTACTACCATCGTGGCGTTGACTACGCTGGTGGCGTTGGTTCGCCGATCTTCGCTCCAGCATCAGGACGTGTTGCTTTAGTAGGAACAGTATCTCAAGGCTTCCGCATTCATGGCAATATTGTGGGCATCGATCACGGTCAAGGAGTAACGAGTGCTTTCTTACACTTGAGCAGAATTGATGTTAAAGAAGGCGATATGGTTAAACCAGGTCAAGTCATTGGCGCAGTAGGAGCCACAGGCGCAGTTACAGGTCCTCATTTACATTGGGGGCTATACGTTCACGGAGAGTCAGTCGATCCTGTACCCTGGCGCGAACGAGGATTTAATTAA